One stretch of Zingiber officinale cultivar Zhangliang chromosome 6B, Zo_v1.1, whole genome shotgun sequence DNA includes these proteins:
- the LOC121989407 gene encoding copper transporter 1-like has translation MAMGAGAGGDMGGHEMGMMAPPPASSPAHPMGHGMMHMTFFWGQRAAILFSGWPGDRGLGMYLLALAFVLVLAVLEEALSAASQRFSWRQASGGGSRGPAEALLLTALHAVRLGLAYLVMLALMSFNGGVFLAAVVGHAIGFLFTRSGLLERQAARSGNAQQPPSAKAVTHLHYEFLNSSAITTRAASTEREKLVNSSIHGEGSSWES, from the exons ATGGCAATGGGAGCCGGCGCCGGCGGGGACATGGGTGGCCACGAAATGGGTATGATGGCGCCTCCGCCAGCTTCATCTCCGGCGCATCCCATGGGCCACGGGATGATGCACATGACCTTCTTTTGGGGCCAGCGCGCCGCGATCCTCTTCTCCGGCTGGCCCGGCGACCGCGGCCTCGGTATGTATCTCCTCGCCCTCGCCTTCGTCCTCGTCCTCGCCGTCCTCGAGGAAGCCCTCTCCGCCGCCTCCCAGAGGTTCTCCTGGAGGCAAGCCTCCGGCGGGGGGAGCCGCGGGCCGGCCGAGGCGCTGCTTCTGACCGCGCTGCACGCCGTGCGCCTGGGGCTGGCCTACCTGGTCATGCTCGCGCTCATGTCGTTCAACGGTGGAGTATTCTTGGCGGCCGTAGTCGGGCACGCGATTGGATTCCTCTTCACTCGGAGCGGACTCCTGGAGCGGCAGGCGGCCAGATCTGGAAACGCCCAGCAACCTCCTTCTGCCAAG GCTGTTACCCATCTACATTATGAATTTTTGAATTCTTCTGCCATCACTACAAGAGCTGCTTCCACTGAAAGAGAGAAGCTGGTCAATAGTTCCATTCATGGGGAAGGGAGTTCATGGGAGTCCTAA
- the LOC121991505 gene encoding uncharacterized protein LOC121991505 — MAEDFQLPSELLDDGFFNEFFVDREGKHEEEEGSNMGGRTFLSGGDKTRDLLNRAAGKGAARSDLDDAERRRRSHHERWLLNLQLLHLKQQQLLQQQLHARRGLSYGGSGTPGSSPSLRTPLLLRHHPLSQSGTPAVFLCRSSARNESAGTGVFLPRTAVSKAEPEKKPTASSTVFIPARVAQALNLNTSLPSGFVTQYG; from the exons ATGGCGGAGGATTTTCAGCTTCCCTCCGAGCTACTTGACGATGGATTCTTCAACGAGTTCTTCGTCGACCGCGAGGGGAAgcacgaggaagaggaaggaagcaaCATGGGCGGCCGCACTTTCCTCAGCGGTGGAGACAAG ACGAGGGATCTGTTGAATCGGGCTGCTGGAAAAGGGGCGGCGAGGTCCGACCTCGACGACGCGGAGCGTCGCAGGCGAAGCCATCACGAGCGCTGGCTTCTGAACCTTCAGCTCCTTCACCTGAAGCAGCAACAGTTACTGCAGCAGCAACTACACGCAAGAAGAGGACTCAGCTACGGTGGCAGCGGCACCCCCGGCTCTTCTCCTTCGCTACGGACCCCACTTCTGCTCCGGCACCATCCCCTTTCACAATCCGGGACGCCAGCAGTCTTCCTTTGCCGCTCCAGCGCGCGAAATGAGTCAGCCGGCACCGGCGTCTTCCTACCTCGCACGGCAGTGAGCAAGGCGGAGCCGGAAAAGAAGCCAA CAGCTAGTTCAACTGTGTTTATTCCGGCAAGAGTGGCCCAGGCTCTGAACCTGAACACAAGTCTCCCCAGTGGATTTGTCACTCAATATGGTTAA